One genomic window of Actinoalloteichus hoggarensis includes the following:
- a CDS encoding CRISPR-associated protein Cas4 translates to MITADDVGGVHVKYLYHCPRQLWLYARGFRPEHLNDAVQLGTAVHELSYSRFSPVDLGAATLDHLDNQLWVHEIKHSAKRREADHAQARHYCHQLVRIGVDVQGAVLHYRNPRKTERFPYTDDEHQKATEDIDRVLDIVAHAESPPRLGRTSCRGCSYLDYCWSQ, encoded by the coding sequence GTGATCACCGCCGACGATGTGGGCGGCGTCCACGTCAAGTACCTGTACCACTGCCCACGTCAACTCTGGCTGTACGCCCGCGGATTCCGCCCCGAACACCTCAACGACGCCGTGCAGCTCGGCACCGCCGTCCATGAGCTGTCCTACTCCCGCTTCAGCCCCGTCGACCTCGGCGCCGCCACCCTGGACCACCTCGACAACCAGCTGTGGGTCCACGAGATCAAGCATTCCGCGAAGCGCAGGGAAGCCGACCACGCACAAGCCCGCCACTACTGCCATCAGCTCGTCCGCATCGGCGTCGACGTGCAGGGCGCCGTACTGCACTACCGCAACCCGCGCAAGACCGAACGCTTCCCTTACACCGACGACGAACACCAGAAAGCCACCGAGGACATCGATCGGGTCCTCGACATCGTCGCCCATGCGGAATCCCCGCCCAGGCTCGGCCGGACCAGCTGCCGAGGGTGCAGCTACCTCGACTACTGCTGGAGTCAGTGA
- the cas1b gene encoding type I-B CRISPR-associated endonuclease Cas1b, whose translation MPATSRTYWLTTPCRLRRQDDSIRVERDGHPPTFLPIEDVRDIIAAAEVDLNTSMMSLLNKHRIQIHILGYYGDYAGSFLPAETAVSGTVALNQMRLASDDEHALPIARALIDNAAFNIRWVIDRKLLTRSYGVLKESIAEATTREQLMAAEGNFRRSAWEVLDTRLPDWLQLDGRSRRPPRNAGNAVISYINGILYARILSALRLTPLHTGIAFLHATMQRHRHSLALDLAEVFKPLFAERILIRLANRRQLKPQHFDINTNQAMLSESGRKLIVQTVRDDLAETVKHRTLGRNVSYDELIYLDALALTRTCLEGSTYTPFRVWW comes from the coding sequence ATGCCCGCGACCTCTCGAACCTACTGGCTGACCACGCCCTGCCGCCTGCGTCGCCAAGACGACAGCATCCGCGTCGAACGCGACGGCCACCCGCCCACGTTCCTGCCCATCGAGGACGTGCGCGACATCATCGCCGCCGCCGAGGTCGACCTCAACACCTCCATGATGAGCCTGCTCAACAAGCACCGCATCCAGATCCACATCCTCGGCTACTACGGCGACTACGCCGGATCGTTCCTGCCCGCCGAGACCGCCGTCTCGGGAACCGTCGCCCTCAACCAGATGCGGCTGGCCTCCGACGACGAACACGCCCTGCCCATCGCCCGAGCCCTCATCGACAACGCCGCCTTCAACATCCGCTGGGTCATCGACAGGAAACTGCTCACCCGCTCCTACGGCGTCCTCAAGGAATCCATCGCCGAGGCCACCACCCGGGAACAACTCATGGCCGCCGAAGGCAACTTCCGACGAAGCGCCTGGGAAGTCCTCGACACCCGACTGCCCGACTGGCTCCAACTCGACGGCCGCAGCCGCCGCCCACCCCGTAACGCGGGCAACGCCGTCATCAGCTACATCAACGGAATCCTCTACGCCCGTATCCTCAGCGCACTACGCCTCACGCCGCTGCACACCGGCATCGCCTTCCTCCACGCCACCATGCAACGCCACCGGCATTCCCTCGCCCTCGACCTAGCGGAGGTCTTCAAGCCCCTCTTCGCCGAACGCATCCTGATCCGCCTGGCCAACCGCCGCCAGCTCAAACCACAACACTTCGACATCAACACCAACCAGGCCATGCTCAGCGAATCCGGCCGGAAACTGATCGTGCAGACCGTGCGCGACGACCTCGCCGAGACCGTCAAACACCGAACCCTCGGCCGCAACGTCTCCTACGACGAACTCATCTACCTCGACGCCCTCGCACTCACCCGCACCTGCCTCGAAGGCAGCACCTACACGCCGTTCCGCGTCTGGTGGTGA
- the cas2 gene encoding CRISPR-associated endonuclease Cas2: MYTILVYDTATERNAAVLRTCRKYLRHQQRSVFEGELSPAQMLRLRTELEQRIDRAYDHILVYTFPPGTDPRRQSWGGPDDQPHDIL, from the coding sequence ATGTACACCATCCTGGTCTACGACACCGCCACCGAACGCAACGCCGCAGTCCTCCGCACCTGCCGAAAATACCTGCGACACCAACAACGCAGCGTCTTCGAGGGAGAACTCAGCCCAGCCCAGATGCTCCGACTCCGCACCGAACTCGAACAACGCATCGACCGCGCCTACGACCACATCCTCGTCTACACGTTCCCACCCGGAACCGACCCCAGACGCCAATCCTGGGGCGGCCCCGACGACCAACCACACGACATCCTCTGA